One window of Biomphalaria glabrata chromosome 6, xgBioGlab47.1, whole genome shotgun sequence genomic DNA carries:
- the LOC106061142 gene encoding mitochondrial amidoxime-reducing component 1-like isoform X1 yields the protein MFLQQESAHLMATLAGAALFKVIALSYVEKNHRKRFQKPITEQIGTVANLFIYPVKSCGVTEVTEADCTSVGLQFEGLTDRHWMIIDENMQVLTMKEAPRLTLIKCISFGDSIRLTAPGMTPLELSKNPDIRSHDRQVKIMCQQAIPIVHCGSQAESWISTFLQRPARIVYSCSDLGVRDVFDRKRKWPNSARKGDSTIFSYLTSYLVCTSASLNLINGQLTSPVSMVNFRPSIVVENTEPFDEDMWTEVKIGEHVLFHSVEPCRRCTITTIDPVTAKSRDDRQPLELLKSFRCRQPYGTAPIFGLYLSLDIAGHIRVGDPVLVLKADDSKFTFQSSSYF from the exons ATGTTTCTGCAACAAGAGTCAGCTCATCTTATGGCAACCTTAGCTGGAGCAGCCTTATTCAAAGTGATAGCACTGTCTTACGTCGAAAAGAACCACAGAAAACGTTTTCAAaag CCTATTACTGAACAGATAGGTACTGTGGCAAATTTGTTCATATACCCAGTAAAGTCCTGTGGAGTGACTGAGGTTACAGAAGCTGACTGCACATCCGTTGGACTTCAGTTTGAAGGTTTGACTGATAG ACACTGGATGATAATTGATGAAAACATGCAGGTTCTAACGATGAAAGAAGCTCCTCGGCTGACATTAATCAAATGCATTAGTTTCGGTGACAGTATTCGGTTGACTGCTCCTGGAATGACACCTTTGGAACTTTCAAAGAACCCGGACATTAGGTCACATGATCGTCAAGTAAAAAT AATGTGCCAACAAGCAATACCCATTGTACATTGCGGCTCCCAGGCCGAGTCATGGATCTCCACGTTTCTACAGAGACCTGCTAGGATAGTGTACTCGTGTTCAGATCTAGGAGTTAGGGATGTATTCGATCGAAAAAGAAAATGGCCGAACAGTGCAAGAAAGGGTGATTCG ACTATATTTTCCTACCTGACTTCCTACTTGGTGTGTACCTCTGCATCTTTAAACCTTATTAATGGTCAGTTGACATCGCCAGTGTCCATGGTCAACTTTAGGCCTAGTATTGTAGTGGAGAACACAGAGCCGTTTGATGAG GATATGTGGACAGAGGTCAAGATTGGGGAACACGTCTTGTTTCATTCAGTGGAGCCTTGCAGAAG GTGCACAATTACAACCATTGATCCAGTAACAGCCAAATCCAGGGACGATAGACAACCTCTAGAATTACTCAAATC ATTTCGGTGCAGACAGCCGTACGGAACAGCTCCTATATTCGGACTCTACTTGTCCCTTGATATTGCAGGTCATATTAGAGTTGGGGACCCTGTTTTAGTTTTGAAAGCAGACGATTCAAAGTTTACGTTCCAGAGTAGTTCATACTTTTAG
- the LOC106061142 gene encoding mitochondrial amidoxime-reducing component 1-like isoform X2, which yields MFLQQESAHLMATLAGAALFKVIALSYVEKNHRKRFQKIGTVANLFIYPVKSCGVTEVTEADCTSVGLQFEGLTDRHWMIIDENMQVLTMKEAPRLTLIKCISFGDSIRLTAPGMTPLELSKNPDIRSHDRQVKIMCQQAIPIVHCGSQAESWISTFLQRPARIVYSCSDLGVRDVFDRKRKWPNSARKGDSTIFSYLTSYLVCTSASLNLINGQLTSPVSMVNFRPSIVVENTEPFDEDMWTEVKIGEHVLFHSVEPCRRCTITTIDPVTAKSRDDRQPLELLKSFRCRQPYGTAPIFGLYLSLDIAGHIRVGDPVLVLKADDSKFTFQSSSYF from the exons ATGTTTCTGCAACAAGAGTCAGCTCATCTTATGGCAACCTTAGCTGGAGCAGCCTTATTCAAAGTGATAGCACTGTCTTACGTCGAAAAGAACCACAGAAAACGTTTTCAAaag ATAGGTACTGTGGCAAATTTGTTCATATACCCAGTAAAGTCCTGTGGAGTGACTGAGGTTACAGAAGCTGACTGCACATCCGTTGGACTTCAGTTTGAAGGTTTGACTGATAG ACACTGGATGATAATTGATGAAAACATGCAGGTTCTAACGATGAAAGAAGCTCCTCGGCTGACATTAATCAAATGCATTAGTTTCGGTGACAGTATTCGGTTGACTGCTCCTGGAATGACACCTTTGGAACTTTCAAAGAACCCGGACATTAGGTCACATGATCGTCAAGTAAAAAT AATGTGCCAACAAGCAATACCCATTGTACATTGCGGCTCCCAGGCCGAGTCATGGATCTCCACGTTTCTACAGAGACCTGCTAGGATAGTGTACTCGTGTTCAGATCTAGGAGTTAGGGATGTATTCGATCGAAAAAGAAAATGGCCGAACAGTGCAAGAAAGGGTGATTCG ACTATATTTTCCTACCTGACTTCCTACTTGGTGTGTACCTCTGCATCTTTAAACCTTATTAATGGTCAGTTGACATCGCCAGTGTCCATGGTCAACTTTAGGCCTAGTATTGTAGTGGAGAACACAGAGCCGTTTGATGAG GATATGTGGACAGAGGTCAAGATTGGGGAACACGTCTTGTTTCATTCAGTGGAGCCTTGCAGAAG GTGCACAATTACAACCATTGATCCAGTAACAGCCAAATCCAGGGACGATAGACAACCTCTAGAATTACTCAAATC ATTTCGGTGCAGACAGCCGTACGGAACAGCTCCTATATTCGGACTCTACTTGTCCCTTGATATTGCAGGTCATATTAGAGTTGGGGACCCTGTTTTAGTTTTGAAAGCAGACGATTCAAAGTTTACGTTCCAGAGTAGTTCATACTTTTAG